In Papaver somniferum cultivar HN1 chromosome 1, ASM357369v1, whole genome shotgun sequence, a genomic segment contains:
- the LOC113283674 gene encoding polyadenylate-binding protein 4-like has protein sequence MSKSTGRFHEEKEVLELKRQKIDHGSQGVGSAAEGVDTKNLKTHTCGNCGIIGDHWTINTIRFKNLPAGILNSNLKRLCLDYGPVVRVEIMRNVGQVSFENREGAQMAIDKLNGSTFKGHVITVEWPSKQEPQINSCRHCLNTDSDLIARKTLLDLFVHNTIRVRYFSGNDKSDIATLCGTIGPVSRVIGPELYEGPEHLRLLVTFENKEDAVKAIDTLNGSLFKGRVLTVERP, from the exons ATGTCGAAATCCACCGGCAGGTTTcatgaagaaaaagaagttcTTGAATTGAAAAGGCAAAAGATCGACCATGGAAGCCAAGGTGTTGGTTCTGCTGCTGAAG GTGTGGATACCAAGAACCTCAAGACCCATACCTGCGGCAATTGTGGGATTATTGGTGATCACTGGACAATAAACACTATCCGTTTTAAAAACCTCCCAGCAGGTATCCTCAACAGTAACCTGAAACGGCTCTGCCTTGACTATGGCCCGGTTGTTCGTGTTGAGATAATGAGAAACGTCGGTCAGGTATCCTTTGAGAACAGGGAAGGTGCACAAATGGCAATTGACAAGCTCAATGGTTCGACTTTTAAAGGTCACGTTATCACAGTCGAGTGGCCTTCTAAACAAGAACCCCAGATAAACTCATGCAGGCATTGTTTAAATACCGACTCGGATTTGATAGCTCGCAAGACATTGTTGGATTTGTTTGTCCATAACACTATCCGTGTtagatatttctcaggaaatgACAAGTCAGACATAGCCACACTATGTGGTACTATTGGGCCAGTTTCTCGTGTTATTGGGCCTGAATTGTATGAGGGCCCGGAACATCTGAGGTTGCTTGTGACCTTTGAGAACAAGGAGGACGCAGTGAAGGCAATTGACACGCTCAACGGTTCTCTTTTTAAAGGTCGCGTTCTCACAGTCGAGCGGCCTTAA